In Euwallacea fornicatus isolate EFF26 chromosome 36, ASM4011564v1, whole genome shotgun sequence, a genomic segment contains:
- the LOC136349046 gene encoding uncharacterized protein isoform X4, with translation MFINQMYFMEFSTSYTISFLSKDYAGIGTDSTRIYAEQTSFDQITNDSCHQLSEEACNLLTEEVNYKLRHVIHDCLLKSKLQGRETISSQDVDETFSDLNVDKVYGAPSSPTWVPFSDKQEITLHYLDDQEINLIEIAEKHINISQQGEPMLEKGWLPNDNDSEDDAKEYRETFTDYFEGMCEAIISDSEEIRHIALRDISTNTAIGPITNNFYHFAYFLLTKDVTYDRLTMRALHLLEVLENSPLTSMHIYSKQLNLLVWSLLHRLLKTTASEDIVKHMCYVLSLLCLRTPLRNFVINNLDSKIPGASEEMPVPFLNIVYYLGIEGIKKLYLPYLGYFLARVEHENNPGMTEVALAIYGILCRVNLNKAAIYKCHKNVFGYLIVPFFKSNTKNIDIPKKEIDIINMKKRLIKTRRKVDFRCRTPRSIVYRPEDIFETPIKTETTRKPDKTLQIVEGGVRFKISKKKLESPREINEATKVRRETKVTIGKTSLLLSVLKVDSPSYCVDHTMLGCML, from the exons atgTTTATCAATCAAATGTATTTTATGGAGTTTTCTACCTCATATACAATTAGTTTTCTTTCTAAA GATTACGCTGGCATAGGTACAGATTCCACTCGGATATATGCTGAGCAAACTAGCTTTGATCAGATAACCAATGATTCCTGCCATCAGTTGAGTGAGGAAGCATGTAATTTGTTGACTGAAGAGGTTAATTACAAGCTTCGGCATGTTATTCAT GATTGCCTACTTAAAAGTAAACTGCAAGGGCGTGAAACAATAAGTTCTCAAGACGTGGATGAAACGTTTTCAGACTTAAATGTTGATAAAGTATATGGGGCTCCTTCTTCACCCACCTGGGTACCCTTCAGTGACAAGCAAGAGATTACCTTACATTATCTAGAT GACCAAGAGATTAACCTTATTGAAATAGCTGAAAAACACATTAATATATCCCAACAAGGGGAGCCAATGTTGGAAAAAGGGTGGCTGCCCAATGACAATGACTCTGAGGATGACGCAAAGGAATACCGAGAAACCTTTACTGATTATTTTGAGGGCATGTGTGAGGCAATTATAAGCGACAGTGAAGAAATCAGACATATTGCCCTTAGAGACATAAGTACAAACACTGCAATAGGACCTATAACAAATAACTTCTATCACTTTGCCTATTTCTTACTAACAAAGGATGTAACATATGATAGGCTCACCATGCGCGCTTTACATCTACTAGAAGTACTGGAAAACAGCCCTTTGACCAGTATGCACATTTactcaaaacaattaaatttgcttgTATGGTCCCTATTGCATCGGCTGTTGAAAACCACAGCAAGCGAAGACATAGTAAAACACATGTGCTATGTATTGTCTTTGCTGTGTTTAAGAACACCTCTCAGGaactttgttattaataatttggacAGTAAAATCCCAGGGGCTTCTGAGGAAATGCCAGtaccatttttaaatattgtgtaTTATTTGGGGATTGAAGGAATTAAGAAGTTGTACTTGCCATatcttggatattttttagCCAGAGTTGAGCATGAGAACAACCCAGGAATGACTGAAGTTGCTTTG gcAATATATGGTATTTTGTGTAGggtaaatttaaacaaagcaGCAATTTATAAATGCCACAAGAACGTGTTTGGATATCTAattgttccattttttaagtccaatactaaaaatatag atattccaaaaaaagaaatcgacATTATAAACATGAAGAAAAGACTGATAAAAACAAGACGAAAAGTCGATTTTCGCTGTAGAACCCCTAGGAGCATTGTCTATAGACCTGAAGATATATTTGAAACCCCCATTAAAACGGAAACCACAAGAAAGCCCGATAAAACGTTGCAAATAGTCGAAGGAGGGgtgagattcaaaatttcgaagaaGAAACTGGAGAGCCCTAGGGAAATAAATGAAGCAACGAAAGTCAGAAGAGAAACCAAGGTTACAATAGGAAAAACTAGCCTGTTATTGTCGGTATTAAAGGTTGATTCGCCGAGTTATTGTGTCGATCACACGATGCTGGGATGTatgttatga